A part of Mesoplodon densirostris isolate mMesDen1 chromosome 10, mMesDen1 primary haplotype, whole genome shotgun sequence genomic DNA contains:
- the LOC132497871 gene encoding DLA class II histocompatibility antigen, DR-1 beta chain-like: MVSLYFSGGSWMAALTVILMVLSPPLTWARETQSLFMFQFKAECRFSNGTERVRFLSRYIYNREEYAHFDSDVGEHRAVTELGRPDAEYWNSQKDFLERTRAAVDTYCRHNYGAVESFTVQRRVAPTVTVYPAKTQPLQHHNLLVCSVNGFYPGHIEVRWFRNGQEEEAGVVSTGLIPNGDWTFQTMVMLETVPQSGEVYTCHVEHPSQTSPVRVEWRAQSGSAQSKMLSGIGAFVLGLLFLGVGLFIYFRNQKGHSGLQPTELVELSGWFSWRVSHMAAVRQELGLGSSGGSSGTLRHSLPLHEVPVPLNVGYVFPSAVKTSLMPQDSQERKVKATKLLQT, translated from the exons CACTTTTCATGTTTCAGTTTAAGGCCGAGTGTCGTTTCTCTAATGGGACAGAGCGGGTGCGGTTCCTGAGCAGATACATCTATAACCGGGAGGAGTACGCGCACTTCGACAGCGACGTGGGCGAGCACCGGGCGGTGACCGAGCTGGGCCGGCCGGACGCCGAGTACTGGAACAGCCAGAAGGACTTCCTGGAGCGGACACGGGCCGCGGTGGACACGTACTGCAGACACAACTACGGGGCTGTGGAGAGCTTCACGGTGCAGCGGCGAG TGGCACCTACAGTGACTGTGTATCCTGCAAAGACACAGCCCCTGCAGCACCACAACCTCCTGGTCTGCTCTGTGAATGGTTTCTATCCAGGCCACATTGAAGTCAGGTGGTTCCGGAACGGCCAGGAAGAGGAGGCGGGGGTGGTCTCCACAGGCCTGATCCCTAATGGAGACTGGACCTTCCAGACCATGGTGATGCTTGAAACAGTCCCTCAGAGTGGAGAGGTCTACACCTGCCACGTGGAGCACCCCAGCCAGACCAGCCCTGTCAGAGTGGAATGGA GGGCACAGTCTGGATCTGCTCAGAGCAAGATGCTGAGTGGAATCGGGGCCTTTGTTCTGGGTCTGCTCTTCCTTGGGGTGGGGCTGTTCATCTACTTCAGGAACCAGAAAG gACACTCTGGACTTCAGCCAACAG AGTTGGTTGAACTTAGTGGGTGGTTTTCATGGAGGGTCTCTCACATGGCTGCAGTCAGacaggagctggggctggggtcctCTGGAGGCTCATCTGGGACACTGAGACACTCTCTCCCTCTGCATGAAGTTCCAGTGCCTCTTAACGTGGGCTATGTGTTCCCATCAGCTGTGAAGACAAGCCTGATGCCTCAGGACTCCCAAGAAAGGAAAGTAAAAGCTACAAAACTTCTTCAAACTTAG